A portion of the Cryptomeria japonica chromosome 5, Sugi_1.0, whole genome shotgun sequence genome contains these proteins:
- the LOC131029101 gene encoding pentatricopeptide repeat-containing protein At2g13600 produces MPNATHLSLNITKLCREACLKEALHILTTYNLPVKYSTYLHLLQANIDKKAISEGKQIYSHNGDVCTFTPQTFLQNTLINMYAKCGNLVDAHKVFNHMTQPDIFSWNMIIAAYKRHGFPQDALKLFQQMQQTVVQPDHFTFSCIISLCASVASLNHGLKVHGKTVRCGFQSHVIVMNTLIDMYAKCGRMQKARELFAKMPNADVVSWNAMITGYAQDGFVEKALEVFKQMQLGIVKSNAATFACVLPACVKMGVLGQGMEIHEDIIERGLLSDVVVVTALIDMYAKCESVEKAQVLFDKMTERNVVSWNAMISGYVENGLVDKAFEFFKQMQLAGVKVNSATFAIMLPACAKMRSLEHGTQIHQNIMKSGFLSEVVLNALLNMYSKCGKIQTAQKLFDKMPQRNVVSWNAMVTGYALNGNLKESLSLFKEMPQRNVVTWNAMITGHAQNGLTEKALEFFKQMHLAGVKPNLATFASVLPACAQMGAFEQGMEIHQKIIESRCLSDVVVNALIDMYAKCGSIHKAHQLFNKRHHPGIISWNTMIAGYAMHGYSKEAVKLFEILEHSGTSPDHISFICVLFACSHGGLVHYGCKFFNCMSDSYGITPTIDHYVCMVDLLGRAGYLMETLNFIIKMPTKPDAVVWKCLLGVCRSYKHLSLGEYVVTLLFELEPKEAAPYVLLSNIYAEAGMWVDTQKVRKLIKNSRIKKVPGCSWIEGHKMLHAFCVGDRLHP; encoded by the coding sequence ATGCCAAACGCTACCCATCTCAGTCTCAATATCACAAAACTCTGCAGAGAAGCCTGCTTGAAAGAAGCTCTACACATTCTTACTACCTACAATCTTCCTGTAAAATATTCTACATATCTTCATCTATTGCAGGCCAACATTGACAAAAAAGCGATTTCAGAGGGTAAGCAAATTTACTCGCACAATGGCGACGTTTGCACATTTACCCCACAGACATTTTTACAAAATACACTCATCAACATGTATGCCAAGTGTGGAAATTTGGTGGATGCTCACAAAGTTTTCAATCACATGACTCAACCAGACATCTTCTCATGGAATATGATAATTGCGGCTTACAAAAGACATGGCTTTCCTCAAGATGCATTGAAACTGTTTCAGCAAATGCAACAAACAGTCGTCCAACCAGATCACTTTACCTTCTCGTGTATTATTTCTTTATGTGCCAGTGTAGCTTCTCTAAATCATGGTTTGAAAGTCCATGGAAAGACAGTCAGATGTGGATTTCAATCTCATGTTATAGTCATGAATACattgatagacatgtatgcaaaatgtggaagaatgCAGAAGGCGCGCGAATTGTTTGCTAAAATGCCTAATGCAGATGTTGTCTCATGGAATGCGATGATTACGGGCTATGCACAAGATGGGTTTGTTGAAAAAGCGTTGGAGgtttttaagcaaatgcaattgggaATTGTAAAGTCAAATGCAGCAACCTTTGCCTGCGTCCTCCCAGCTTGTGTCAAAATGGGAGTTTTGGGTCAGGGCATGGAAATCCACGAGGATATAATTGAAAGAGGATTGTTATCAGATGTTGTGGTTGTGACTGCTCTGAtcgacatgtatgcaaaatgcgaGAGCGTAGAGAAGGCGCAAGTACTGTTTGACAAAATGACTGAacgaaatgttgtctcatggaatgcaatgatttcaGGATATGTAGAGAATGGGCTAGTTGATAAAGCCTTTGAGTTTTTTAAGCAAATGCAGTTGGCTGGTGTAAAGGTAAACTCAGCAACCTTTGCAATCATGCTCCCTGCATGTGCCAAAATGAGATCTTTGGAACATGGTACTCAGATTCATCAAAATATAATGAAAAGTGGGTTTTTGTCAGAGGTAGTTCTGAATGCTCTTTTAAACATGTATTCAAAGTGTGGAAAAATTCAGACAGCGcaaaaattgtttgacaaaatgcctcaacggAATGTTGTCTCGTGGAATGCTATGGTTACAGGATATGCACTAAATGGTAATCTTAAGGAGAGTTTAAGCCTTTTCAAAGAAATGCCTCAACGAAATGTGGTCACATGGAATGCTATGATTACAGGGCACGCACAAAATGGGCTCACTGAAAAAGCCTTGGAATTTTTCAAGCAGATGCACTTGGCAGGTGTTAAGCCAAACTTAGCAACATTTGCCAGCGTCCTCCCAGCTTGTGCACAAATGGGAGCTTTCGAACAGGGTATGGAGATACATCAAAAAATAATTGAAAGTAGATGtttgtcagatgttgttgtaaatgctctgatagacatgtatgcaaaatgtgggagTATACATAAGGCACATCAACTCTTTAACAAAAGACATCATCCAGGTATTATCTCGTGGAatacaatgattgcaggatatgcaatgCATGGTTATAGCAAGGAGGCCGTCAAACTCTTTGAAATATTGGAACACTCCGGAACCAGCCCGGACCATATAAGCTTCATTTGTGTATTATTTGCCTGCAGCCACGGAGGTCTAGTGCATTATGGCTGTAAATTCTTTAATTGTATGAGCGACTCTTACGGTATCACACCCACAATAGATCATTATGTATGTATGGTTGACCTACTTGGCCGTGCTGGCTATCTAATGGAAACCCTAAACtttatcatcaaaatgccaacaaaacctGATGCGGTTGTGTGGAAGTGTTTGCTTGGTGTTTGTAGATCATATAAACATCTGAGTCTAGGAGAATATGTGGTAACACTTCTTTTTGAGTTGGAACCCAAAGAAGCTGCACCTTATGTTCTGCTGTCCAATATATATGCAGAAGCGGGCATGTGGGTTGACACTCAGAAAGTGCGGAAACTGATTAAAAATAGCAGAATTAAAAAGGTACCTGGATGCAGTTGGATTGAAGGTCATAAAATGCTACATGCTTTTTGTGTAGGGGACAGATTACACCCATAA